In Rosa chinensis cultivar Old Blush chromosome 1, RchiOBHm-V2, whole genome shotgun sequence, a genomic segment contains:
- the LOC112182073 gene encoding ferric reduction oxidase 2, which produces MDSNVVVRSSSPPSHEGIRKVRTAIRLFLVLVVFGGCVLLYVMMPTNTYKQIWMPRIRAKANSSTYFGSQGANLLVFTLPIMFIAVMGCVYLHLGKKLNDYKIESSDGKTNRLAVWKQPMLVKGPLGIVSGIELTFLIMFIALLIWSFSTYLTNGFDKITPLSAAKSHEKVWEAKLGSASLRLGLLGNICLALLFFPVARGSSILPLFGLNSEASIKYHIWLGNIVMVLFTAHGICYIIYWAVTDQMFQMIKWEKTGISNIAGEIALLSGLAMWMTTIPRIRRKMFELFFYTHYLYILFMVFFIFHVGVSYAGIMLPGFFLFLVDRYLRFLQSRRRARLVSARVLPGESLELNFTKSPGLKYNPTSVMFINVPSISKLQWHPFTVSSNSNLESEKISVVIKGEGSWTRKLYQVLSSPSTSDRIEAAVEGPYGPDATHFLRHDNLVLVSGGSGITPFISIIRELIFMSTAFQCKLPKVTLICAFKHSSDLTMLDLILPMSTTTPYDISNLQIQIEAYVTRDTKPKDYSMNLRAIWFKPLATDEPVSAILGANHWLWLGLIIASSFMMFLILIGIITRYYVYPIEHSSYKIFSFPLRALFNMLAICISIAATASAAVLWNKRSNAKELKQVQLIEASSPRGSEVYNAERELESLPQQSLVQATNVHYGQRPDLKRILLEFKGSSVGVLASGPKKMRHEVATICSSGLSENMHFESISFSW; this is translated from the exons ATGGATTCAAATGTGGTGGTCAGAAGCTCATCACCTCCGTcccatgaaggaatcagaaagGTACGGACAGCGATAAGGCTgttcttagtgttggtggtgttTGGAGGGTGTGTTTTGCTCTATGTCATGATGCCCACAAACACATATAAGCAGATATGGATGCCTCGAATCCGAGCCAAGGCCAATTCAAGTACCTATTTTGGTTCACAAG GTGCAAATCTTCTGGTATTCACATTGCCCATTATGTTCATTGCTGTGATGGGGTGTGTGTATCTCCATCTGGGAAAGAAGTTGAATGATTATAAAATAGAAAG CAGTGACGGCAAAACTAACCGTTTAGCTGTATGGAAACAGCCCATGCTGGTGAAGGGTCCTCTAGGCATTGTTTCTGGGATAGAGCTCACCTTCTTAATCATGTTTATTGCACTCCTAATTTGGTCTTTCTCCACGTACTTGACCAACGGTTTTGACAAAATCACACCACTATCCGCGGCGAAGAGCCATGAAAAAGT ATGGGAAGCTAAATTGGGGAGTGCATCATTGAGGCTAGGGCTTTTGGGTAACATATGCCTTGCACTTCTCTTCTTTCCGGTTGCTCGTGGCTCGTCGATTTTGCCTCTCTTTGGCCTCAACTCTGAGGCTAGCATCAAGTACCATATATGGCTAGGAAATATAGTCATGGTGCTCTTCACAGCTCATGGAATTTGTTACATCATCTATTGGGCTGTCACAGATCAGATGTTTCAG AtgataaaatgggagaaaactGGCATATCTAACATAGCTGGAGAGATAGCTTTACTCTCTGGACTTGCCATGTGGATGACTACAATCCCTCGCATTAGGCGCAAAATGTTTGAGCTCTTCTTCTATACACACTACCTTTACATCCTCTTCATGGTCTTCTTCATCTTTCATGTTGGCGTCTCCTATGCTGGCATTATGCTCCCtggcttcttcctcttcctggtCGATCGTTACCTACGATTCTTGCAATCCAGGAGAAGAGCGCGTTTGGTCTCTGCCCGAGTCTTGCCGGGTGAATCTTTAGAACTCAACTTCACCAAGAGTCCCG GGTTGAAATACAATCCAACAAGCGTCATGTTCATAAATGTGCCTAGTATTTCCAAGCTGCAATGGCATCCTTTCACTGTTTCTTCAAACAGTAATTTGGAGTCAGAGAAGATCAGTGTCGTCATCAAAGGTGAAGGAAGTTGGACCAGGAAGCTTTACCAAGTCCTTTCATCGCCTTCTACAAGTGATCGGATTGAGGCTGCAGTTGAAGGGCCTTATGGACCTGATGCAACTCATTTTCTAAG GCATGACAAtcttgtgttggtgagtggagGCAGTGGCATTACCCCTTTCATATCCATAATCCGCGAGCTAATTTTTATGTCCACGGCCTTCCAATGCAAGCTTCCGAAAGTGACCTTAATCTGTGCATTCAAACACTCTTCAGACCTCACAATGCTAGACCTGATTCTACCAATGTCTACCACCACACCATATGACATTTCCAATCTCCAGATACAAATTGAGGCATATGTGACTAGAGACACAAAGCCGAAGGATTACTCAATGAACCTCAGAGCCATATGGTTCAAACCCCTTGCAACTGATGAACCCGTTTCAGCCATTTTGGGCGCAAACCATTGGCTCTGGCTTGGCCTCATCATAGCATCTTCCTTCATGATGTTCCTCATCTTGATTGGTATCATCACCAGATACTACGTTTATCCGATCGAGCACAGTTCCTATAAAATTTTTTCGTTTCCTTTGAGGGCTCTGTTTAATATGTTGGCTATATGTATCTCCATAGCGGCAACAGCTAGTGCAGCAGTGTTGTGGAACAAGAGAAGTAATGCGAAGGAGTTAAAGCAGGTTCAGCTCATAGAAGCCTCATCACCGAGGGGTTCGGAGGTTTATAATGCAGAAAGAGAGTTGGAAAGCCTTCCTCAACAGTCTCTTGTCCAAGCAACCAATGTGCACTATGGTCAAAGACCTGACCTCAAGA GGATTCTACTCGAGTTCAAAGGATCTAGCGTTGGGGTTCTTGCTAGTGGACCGAAGAAGATGAGGCATGAGGTTGCAACCATTTGTTCATCTGGTTTGTCAGAAAATATGCATTTTGAGTCCATCAGCTTTAGCTGGTGA